From the genome of Sander lucioperca isolate FBNREF2018 chromosome 1, SLUC_FBN_1.2, whole genome shotgun sequence, one region includes:
- the rab9b gene encoding ras-related protein Rab-9B, producing MMSGKSLLLKVILLGDGGVGKSSLMNRYVTDRFDSQSFHTIGVEFLNRDLEVDGRLVTLQIWDTAGQERFKSLRTPFYRGADCCLLTFAVNDLQSFQNLGCWKKEFMYYSDVKDPERFPFVVLGNKVDMERREVGEDEARAWCEENGCCPYFETSAKDDTNVTAAFEAAVREVLAAEDQIDHALLSSTIDLHGNRKTSRTSCC from the coding sequence ATGATGAGCGGGAAGAGCCTGCTCCTGAAGGTGATCCTGCTGGGTGACGGTGGAGTGGGCAAGTCCTCCCTAATGAACCGCTATGTTACAGACCGCTTTGACTCCCAGTCCTTTCACACCATCGGCGTGGAGTTCCTAAACCGGGACCTGGAGGTGGATGGGCGCTTGGTCACTCTTCAGATCTGGGACACAGCAGGCCAGGAGCGCTTTAAGTCCCTGCGCACACCTTTCTACCGAGGCGCCGACTGTTGCCTGCTCACATTTGCTGTAAACGACCTGCAAAGCTTCCAGAATCTCGGCTGCTGGAAGAAGGAGTTCATGTACTACTCGGATGTTAAAGACCCTGAGCGGTTCCCTTTTGTGGTGCTGGGCAATAAGGTAGACATGGAGCGGAGGGAGGTGGGCGAGGACGAAGCACGGGCCTGGTGTGAAGAGAACGGCTGCTGCCCTTACTTTGAGACCAGTGCTAAGGATGACACTAATGTCACAGCTGCGTTCGAGGCAGCTGTCAGGGAGGTTCTGGCTGCTGAGGACCAGATTGACCATGCACTACTGAGTAGTACTATCGATCTCCATGGCAACCGCAAAACCTCTCGCACGTCTTGCTGCTGA
- the plp1a gene encoding proteolipid protein 1a isoform X1, which yields MGCYDCCMRCLGGVPYCSLVATLLCFSGIALFCGCGHQALTETERLIETYFARNLQDYITLAYIIQYFQYVIYGLASFFFLYCIVLLAEGFYTTSAAKQTFGEFRSTMCGRCLSSSFIVMTYILAVLWLLVFAFSALPVYFFYNMDATCHTIDVLTETPASINQLCVDARQYGLLPWNAVPGKACGMTLSTVCKTREYQMTYDLYIAAFAGAGITLLALVHCSLHLAVNQVYLRKLMHKTKEERRVYDLYGRLQSDRGGTLGSPYPSNTSDIS from the exons ATGG GTTGCTATGACTGCTGTATGCGCTGTTTGGGTGGGGTGCCATACTGCTCTCTGGTCGCCACACTGCTGTGTTTCTCTGGCATTGCCCTCTTCTGCGGTTGCGGGCACCAGGcactcacagagacagagagactcaTCGAGACTTACTTTGCCCGTAACCTTCAGGACTACATCACCCTCGCCTACAT cATCCAATATTTCCAGTATGTCATCTATGGTTTGGCCTCCTTTTTCTTCCTCTACTGCATCGTGCTGTTGGCCGAGGGCTTCTACACCACAAGCGCTGCCAAGCAAACCTTTGGAGAGTTCAGGAGCACCATGTGTGGCCGCTGCCTCAGCTCCTCG TTTATTGTGATGACATACATACTTGCTGTGCTGTGGCTGTTGGTGTTTGCCTTCTCCGCCCTGCCTGTCTACTTCTTCTATAACATGGATGCCACGTGCCACACCATTGATGTTCTGACTGAGACCCCAGCGAGTATCAACCAGCTATGTGTTGATGCAAGACAATACG GGCTCCTGCCATGGAATGCAGTGCCAGGGAAAGCTTGTGGTATGACTCTGTCCACTGTTTGCAAGACCAGAGAG TACCAAATGACCTATGACCTCTACATTGCTGCCTTCGCCGGTGCAGGCATCACTCTCTTGGCTCTG GTGCACTGTTCTCTGCacttggctgtgaaccaggtgTACCTGAGGAAGCTGATGCACAAgacaaaagaggagaggagagtctATGACCTGTATGGAAGGTTGCAGAGTGACAGAGGGGGGACACTGGGTTCTCCATACCCTTCAAACACATCTGACATCTCCTGA
- the plp1a gene encoding proteolipid protein 1a isoform X2 — MGCYDCCMRCLGGVPYCSLVATLLCFSGIALFCGCGHQALTETERLIETYFARNLQDYITLAYIIQYFQYVIYGLASFFFLYCIVLLAEGFYTTSAAKQTFGEFRSTMCGRCLSSSFIVMTYILAVLWLLVFAFSALPVYFFYNMDATCHTIDVLTETPASINQLCVDARQYGLLPWNAVPGKACGMTLSTVCKTREYQMTYDLYIAAFAGAGITLLALLTYTVSTTYNFAVLRYLGRKGIGARC, encoded by the exons ATGG GTTGCTATGACTGCTGTATGCGCTGTTTGGGTGGGGTGCCATACTGCTCTCTGGTCGCCACACTGCTGTGTTTCTCTGGCATTGCCCTCTTCTGCGGTTGCGGGCACCAGGcactcacagagacagagagactcaTCGAGACTTACTTTGCCCGTAACCTTCAGGACTACATCACCCTCGCCTACAT cATCCAATATTTCCAGTATGTCATCTATGGTTTGGCCTCCTTTTTCTTCCTCTACTGCATCGTGCTGTTGGCCGAGGGCTTCTACACCACAAGCGCTGCCAAGCAAACCTTTGGAGAGTTCAGGAGCACCATGTGTGGCCGCTGCCTCAGCTCCTCG TTTATTGTGATGACATACATACTTGCTGTGCTGTGGCTGTTGGTGTTTGCCTTCTCCGCCCTGCCTGTCTACTTCTTCTATAACATGGATGCCACGTGCCACACCATTGATGTTCTGACTGAGACCCCAGCGAGTATCAACCAGCTATGTGTTGATGCAAGACAATACG GGCTCCTGCCATGGAATGCAGTGCCAGGGAAAGCTTGTGGTATGACTCTGTCCACTGTTTGCAAGACCAGAGAG TACCAAATGACCTATGACCTCTACATTGCTGCCTTCGCCGGTGCAGGCATCACTCTCTTGGCTCTG CTGACCTATACTGTGTCAACCACCTATAACTTTGCGGTTCTTCGGTATCTGGGGAGAAAGGGCATAGGTGCACGGTGTTAG
- the pcdh20 gene encoding protocadherin-20 encodes MNYAFSCSGLGCCLCPQRSLAAGGTCVTCVRAMGHGTPDNMNWAGLLQNLLVVVHLQQIICGSVRFSIPEEQEPGILAGSLSKHFPPPYHLLTQEYLWTDKNTGNFYTTEQKMDREALCPEETKAEECIILHNAVVGPSGDLIQFPVIIEDINDNAPHFENSVIHLRVSEDVNVGTSFLLDDQAQDRDAGHNGKLHYHLKDSDGVFSLKVEEDEPFILLVVQTALDRETRDLYQMELVATDCGSEPLSATATLIVTVTDVNDNCPSFSSDSPRSVTVPGDSPKNMLVAQVRATDPDSGLNAAIVYSLSPKVSERAKKLFSLDSLTGHIRLTQDLQSDNTEELLLKVLASGHHCPPADTRVTVTVLPKANQELTFKIRFIAEHQNQTVVLPENQPPTVLAVLELHGDSSLKGSSLAIESEVPFTLSPQNGKYLLSTSKPLDYEMKSEHHISVVVHGRSAEGSVIAPSRRVIRVLVADVNDNAPQFLQSHYQLEVEENNQPGMSLLRVSASDADGGYNGRVTYRLDKHTSTIFNIDPVTGQLSVSASLDREQQGVHKITVFARDSGSPPLESVATVSIRVLDQNDNAPVFLTPHFIFFIPENVPPFAQVGRVGVTDPDEGENGKTELHVVNSSGPFVVDNTQGTLRTTTHLDRETDDRYELYLLAADHGHPAALTSTARVTIFVEDINDNQPKVILPSSNSSCQTVSSATNAGTIVTKIYAVDEDSGLNSEITYTVVAPKPVQNSSPFRVDFKTGNITVAQQLLRKDLGMHHLFIVVRDGGKPAPLYTTVWVNLLINESMGPCHLDRAPTWTGTSDLVQTPSKAPICEVEDTRSAQLTLFVGLGMMLVSTCLFVATAVLYLKQKRRSLQENKRGHIEENEIPLRLKDKYYSDG; translated from the exons ATGAATTATGCCTTTAGCTGCTCAGGTTTAGGTTGCTGCCTCTGTCCTCAGCGTTCACTCGCTGCCGGGGGAACTTGTGTAACATGTGTGAGGGCGATGGGCCATGGGACTCCTGATAATATGAACTGGGCTGGACTACTGCAG AATTTGCTGGTTGTGGTCCATCTGCAGCAGATCATATGTGGTTCTGTCCGGTTTTCTATCCCAGAGGAACAGGAGCCTGGTATTCTGGCGGGCTCACTTAGTAAACACTTTCCACCTCCTTACCATCTCCTGACCCAGGAGTATCTGTGGACGGACAAAAACACGGGGAATTTCTACACCACTGAGCAAAAGATGGATCGCGAGGCCCTCTGCCCCGAGGAGACAAAAGCTGAGGAATGCATTATTTTACACAATGCTGTCGTGGGGCCCTCAGGAGACCTTATACAGTTCCCTGTAATCATAGAGGACATCAATGACAATGCACCTCATTTTGAAAACAGTGTAATACACCTAAGGGTGTCTGAGGACGTGAATGTGGGGACCAGTTTCTTATTGGATGACCAGGCTCAGGACAGGGATGCCGGACATAACGGCAAGCTTCATTACCACCTAAAAGATTCCGATGGAGTTTTCAGTTTAAAGGTGGAAGAAGACGAACCCTTCATCCTGCTAGTTGTGCAAACAGCTCTGGATAGGGAGACGCGGGACCTGTATCAGATGGAGCTGGTGGCCACTGACTGTGGCTCAGAGCCTTTAAGTGCTACAGCAACTTTAATAGTCACAGTGACAGATGTTAATGACAACTGTCCAAGCTTCAGCTCTGACAGCCCCCGCAGTGTCACCGTCCCCGGAGACTCCCCAAAGAACATGCTGGTTGCTCAGGTCAGAGCCACAGACCCAGATTCAGGTCTGAATGCCGCCATCGTATACTCCCTCAGTCCCAAAGTCTCTGAGCGGGCCAAGAAGCTCTTTAGCCTCGACAGCCTCACTGGGCACATCAGACTAACACAGGACCTCCAGAGTGACAACACCGAGGAGCTGCTGTTGAAAGTGTTAGCTAGCGGCCATCACTGCCCCCCAGCAGACACTCGGGTAACAGTAACCGTGCTCCCCAAGGCGAACCAAGAGCTGACGTTCAAGATCAGGTTCATAGCGGAGCATCAAAACCAGACTGTGGTGTTACCAGAGAACCAGCCCCCCACCGTCTTAGCTGTTTTAGAGCTTCATGGTGACAGCAGCTTGAAAGGCTCATCTCTTGCCATTGAGAGCGAGGTGCCTTTCACCTTGAGCCCACAGAATGGCAAATATCTGCTTTCCACATCAAAGCCCCTAGACTATGAGATGAAAAGCGAACATCATATTTCTGTGGTAGTGCATGGGAGATCAGCTGAAGGATCTGTGATCGCTCCTTCCAGGCGTGTGATCCGGGTGTTGGTGGCAGATGTCAATGATAACGCTCCACAATTCCTCCAGTCACACTACCAGCTGGAGGTGGAGGAAAACAACCAGCCAGGGATGTCACTGCTGCGGGTCTCGGCGTCAGACGCAGACGGTGGATACAATGGCAGGGTGACCTACAGGCTGGACAAACACACGTCTACCATATTTAACATTGACCCTGTGACAGGTCAACTGTCTGTGTCAGCCTCTCTGGATAGGGAACAGCAGGGTGTACACAAAATCACTGTGTTTGCACGAGATAGCGGCTCTCCTCCCTTGGAGTCAGTGGCCACAGTATCCATTCGTGTTCTGGACCAGAATGACAATGCACCTGTTTTTCTAACCCCTCACTTTATCTTTTTTATCCCCGAGAATGTACCACCGTTTGCCCAGGTGGGGAGGGTTGGGGTGACGGACCCAGACGAAGGAGAGAATGGGAAAACAGAGTTGCATGTTGTAAACAGCAGTGGACCTTTTGTTGTGGATAACACCCAGGGGACACTGCGCACCACCACCCACTTGGACCGCGAGACAGACGACCGCTATGAACTCTACCTGCTTGCTGCCGATCATGGGCACCCAGCCGCTTTGACTTCCACTGCCAGGGTAACTATCTTTGTGGAGGATATCAATGACAACCAGCCAAAAGTAATCCTTCCCAGCAGCAACTCCTCATGCCAGACTGTCTCTTCAGCAACGAATGCAGGCACCATAGTAACAAAGATCTATGCCGTCGACGAGGACTCAGGGCTGAATTCGGAGATTACATACACTGTTGTGGCACCGAAGCCAGTGCAAAACAGCAGCCCCTTCCGGGTGGATTTTAAGACGGGGAACATCACCGTAGCTCAGCAACTTCTACGGAAAGACCTGGGAATGCATCACCTGTTCATTGTGGTCAGAGATGGGGGGAAACCAGCTCCACTTTATACCACCGTCTGGGTTAATCTGTTGATCAATGAGAGCATGGGGCCCTGCCACTTAGACAGGGCGCCCACCTGGACAGGGACATCTGACTTGGTTCAAACCCCCTCAAAGGCCCCCATCTGTGAGGTGGAGGACACCAGATCTGCTCAGCTGACACTGTTTGTAGGCCTGGGTATGATGCTGGTGTCCACATGTTTGTTTGTGGCGACAGCTGTTTTATACCTGAAGCAGAAGAGGAGAAGTCTACAAGAGAACAAGAGAGGGCACATTGAGGAGAATGAGATTCCACTCAGGCTCAAAGACAAATATTACTCTGACGGCTAA
- the si:dkey-27i16.2 gene encoding regulator of cell cycle RGCC-like: MTSDITADLELELGELLQEFQDVVEELKAPSQSKPHAYQHVLQQAKSRTGLGDDSGVEDSDYSSEASLGNSLNTSEEELHTAGITLAPKAKLGDTRELESFIDMLDQELAEM; encoded by the exons ATGACCTCAGACATTACCGCAG ACTTGGAGCTAGAGCTGGGCGAGTTGCTGCAGGAGTTCCAGGATGTGGTGGAGGAGTTGAAGGCCCCTTCTCAAAGCAAACCTCACGCTTACCAGCACGTCCTGCAGCAGGCCAAAAGTCGCACAGGGCTGGGCGACGACAGCGGAGTCGAGGACTCTGATTACA GCAGTGAAGCTTCTTTGGGAAACAGTTTGAACACCAGCGAGGAGGAGCTTCACACAGCAGGCATAACGCTGGCACCGAAAG CCAAGCTGGGAGACACGAGGGAACTTGAGAGTTTTATCGACATGTTGGACCAGGAACTAGCAG AGATGTGA